A section of the Oncorhynchus nerka isolate Pitt River linkage group LG3, Oner_Uvic_2.0, whole genome shotgun sequence genome encodes:
- the LOC135563598 gene encoding collagen alpha-3(VI) chain-like has translation MRDFVQRVVETLGVDENKDRVAVVQYSRDPAAQFYLNTYTTKGEILNTVRGLRHKGGRPLNTGAALQYVRDNVLTASSGSRRTEGVPQLLILLSGGRSFDNVDTPAAALKELGVLIFGIGTRSSDSRELQRISHDPSYALSVSDFTDLPNIQQQLLSSVESVVIDVTPESTTDLVDHDTSRKDVVFLVDGSDGTRNGFPAMRDFVQRVVGKLNVGGDKDRVSVVQYGRDQEVHFYLNTYTTKEDILNTVRSLRHRGGRPLNTGAALQYVRDNVLTASSGSRSQEGVPQMLILLSGGRSSDNVDIPASALKDSGVLIFGIGTRNSSREVQGIATDPSFSQSVSEFTDLPSIQEQFFSTLITVQVEATPKTPTVIGKNGCVI, from the exons ATGCGGGACTTTGTTCAAAGAGTAGTGGAGACACTCGGTGTGGATGAGAACAAAGATCGCGTGGCTGTggtccagtacagtagagatcCAGCCGCCCAATTCTATCTGAACACATACACAACAAAAGGAGAGATTCTCAACACTGTAAGAGGTCTGAGACACAAAGGTGGGAGACCTCTCAACACTGGAGCAGCTCTCCAGTACGTGAGAGACAATGTCTTGACTGCCTCCTCCGGAAGTCGACGCACTGAAGGTGTTCCACAGTTACTGATTCTGCTGAGTGGTGGAAGGTCCTTTGACAATGTTGACACTCCAGCTGCTGCTCTGAAGGAGCTTGGGGTCTTGATCTTTGGAATTGGAACAAGGAGCTCTGATAGCAGAGAATTGCAGAGGATATCACATGATCCCAGttacgctctgtctgtctctgacttcaCTGACCTTCCAAACATCCAGCAGCAACTTCTGTCCTCGGTGGAGTCAGTTGTTATTGACGTTACGCCAGAATCGACAACAGATTTAG TTGATCATGACACCTCCAGAAAGGATGTGGTATTCCTTGTGGATGGTTCTGATGGCACAAGGAATGGATTCCCAGCAATGCGTGATTTTGTTCAGAGAGTAGTGGGGAAACTCAATGTGGGAGGAGACAAAGACCGCGTTTCTGTTGTCCAGTACGGTAGAGATCAAGAAGTTCATTTCTATCTGAACACATACACCACAAAGGAGGACATTCTTAACACTGTGAGAAGTCTGAGGCACAGAGGAGGTAGACCCCTTAACACTGGGGCAGCCCTCCAATACGTAAGGGACAACGTCCTTACTGCCTCCTCTGGAAGCAGAAGCCAAGAGGGCGTCCCTCAGATGCTGATACTGCTGAGTGGGGGAAGGTCCAGTGATAATGTTGACATACCAGCTTCTGCCCTGAAAGACAGTGGGGTCTTGATCTTTGGCATTGGAACCAGAAATTCCAGCAGAGAGGTTCAAGGGATTGCCACTGATCCTAGTTTTTCCCAGTCTGTTTCTGAATTCACTGACCTCCCCAGCATCCAGGAGCAGTTTTTCTCCACACTCATAACTGTACAAGTTGAGGCCACACCCAAAACCCCAACAGTCATAGGTAAGAACGGATGCGTTATCTAG